The Thermococcus peptonophilus genomic sequence CAAACACCCCCAGAGATCGCCATTGACTTCCTCCCGGCGGTACTCGACTTCGCTTTAGCCGATATCGGCCAGTACTGCGACTACACGATGCTCCTTGGAACTGTGATAAAAGTAGAGGGCGTTGAGTTTGATGAGCACTTCTTCATTCTCCCAAAACCCGAAGATATGGTTAAAGTCCTCGAAAAGCTCACGGGGGGGATGCTATGAAGCTGAACGAATGGTACAAGGACATATTCCGAGAGGCCTCCAACATAGCGATGTCTCATGCCTTAACCTCACTCTCAGAGATGGTGGGCGGGCCAATAGAGATGGAGCCGCCCGACGTTGAAGTGCTCTCCAGGGTGGAGTTCCTGAAGACACTTGCCCAGAACGGCATCTCAAAGAGCTTTGTGGTGGCGTTCGACATAACCGAGGGCCTAAACGGCATCACTGTTCTCCAGTTCCCGACGAGGAGTGCAATAAACCTGTCAGCGGCCCTGATGGGAATGGATCCATCTGGAATGGAAGAGCTGGACGAAATGGGCAAGTCAGCCATAACCGAGGTAGGCAACATCCTTATATCGGTTTACACTGACATACTTGCAAAGCTCCTTGGGGAGCCGGTCTCCCTGAGCCCCCCAAAGCCGATAAGCTCCCTCTACGACATCGAAAAGGAACTGAACAGGCCGGATCTGAGGAATGTTGACAAGATTATGCTCTTCAAGACGCGCTTCTATGAGGAGAACATCGGGTTTGAGAGCTTTTTCTATCTGGTACCTGACGAGACATCCTTTGAAAAGCTCGTGAAGAGGTTAGAAGCCCAGGTGAAGGAAGAGGGGGATGAGTGATATGGAGTTCAAGAAGAAGATTGTTGGCATCGTGGTAGTTGCCCTATTGCTAGTGACTGTGCTAGCCAGTGCCATGATCTTCTACACTGGCAGTCATACGTCTGCGGTTATCAAAGACAAAATGCAACCGGTTGTGGAAGATCAGGCTAGAGAGGCCGTCATGGCTAAAGCGGAGTCTTTAGCTGAGCAGTTCTCGGGGTTCTTTGATTCAGTTGAGGCCCTAGGAAGGGCAACAAAGGAGCTGACGATCATCTCGCTTAACGATCTCCAGAGCGAAGGCGTCAGCTTTGGAGACCCGGGTTATGCAGAAAAGCTGAGACCGATACTCCTGGAGCACTTTGAGGTCATAACCAAAGCCGAACCTAAACTCAGCGCCGTCTACTTTGGGGACGTGAACGGCAATATGTTCATCTATCCGGAGCAGGAGCTCCCGCCTGACTACGATCCACGCGTCAGGCCCTGGTACCAGAAGGCAGTTCAGGTCAATGGACCAACATGGAGTGAACCCTACGAGGACGCTTCTTCAGGCAAGTGGGTTATCACCTACGCGATCCCAGTTTATTACAACGGGAAACTCGTCGGTGTTATAGGTCTTGATGTCTTCATAGATGAGCTTACAAAAACCATAGACACCGTGAAGATCGGTCAGACTGGCTATGCATACGTTGTTGGTCAGGACGGAACGATTTACATGCATCCAAATCACGACTACATAATGAAGCTCAACGTTTTCAAGGAACCCAGCTTGAAATCCGTTGCTGACATTATACGGAGCGGCAAAGACAAAGATGTCGCCATATACACTTTCAATGGGGTGACAGCAGTTGCCGCAGGTGTCAAAATCCCGAACACGGGCTGGTATGTCTTCGCTAAGGTCCCCGTAAGTGAGATAAGCGCACCAACCTTAAACGTGATAGAAGACACTAGACAGGCCACAAAGAAGAGCGCCCTAATGACGGCCATTTTGATACTGGCACTGTCAGTTGCGATGATTGGAGTTGCATACAAACTAATTGATTCCTCCCTCAAGCCGCTTGTTGCGCTTAGTGTTGCTGCCCAGGCTTTGGCCGAAGGTAGGTTGAGTGAGGTTAGGGAGAAGCTCAAACAGATACAGTACCTGGAGGATGACGAAATTGGGGTACTCATCAAAGCATTTGAAGCAGTGGGAAAGGACGTTGTTGGAACACTGCAGGGAATAGCGGAGAAGCTTGAGCGCCTTGCTGAGGGCGATCTCAGCAACGGTCTAAGCGTTGAGGCGAAGGGAGAACTGAGGGAGATTATAGAGGATGTCAAGGACATGAGCACAAAGATGAGGGAGCTCCTCGGCAACATCGTTGGCCTCACCGAGAAGCTTGAGAAGCACGCAAACGTCCTGGCTCAGATAGCTAGTGATGTTACTGAGGCGATTAATCAGGTGAATGAGGCTGTGCAGCAGGTTAGTGTTGAAGCGCAGCGTCAGCAGGAGAATATTAATGAGATTACTGAGGGCATGAGGTTGGTTGCTGACATGAGTGAGGAGAGCGTTAGGGCTATGGAGGAGTTTGAAGGGGCAGTGAACGAGGTTGTGAACATTGCTGAGGAAGGCAGGCAGAAGGGTGAGGTTTCAGCCCAGCAGATTCAGAGTATTCAGGAGATGATGGGTGAGATTGAGCAGGCTGTTAACAGGGTTAATGAGATGAGTAGGAGTATTGAGGAGATTACGAATGTGATTACTGGGATTGCGGAGCAGACTAATCTCTTGGCCTTGAATGCGGCTATTGAAGCGGCTAGGGCTGGTGAGGCTGGTAGGGGGTTTGCTGTGGTTGCCCAGGAGATTAGAAATCTGGCTGAGGAGAGCAAGAAGGCTGCTGACAACATTAAGGAGATTATTGGCAGGATGACTGAGGAGATTAGGGGTGCTGTGAACGCTACCCAGAGGGGTGTGAGTGTTGTCAGTGAATCTTCAGAGACTCTCAGGGAGACGACTGAGTATCTCACTAATATTGCCGAGCTGATTAGTGAGACTGGTTCACGCCTTGGGCACGTGAAGGAGCAGATTATTAGGACGCAGGAGGAGGTTGATAAGGCTCTGAAAGCCTTGGAGAATTTGGCTGCTTCGGCGGAGGAGACGACTGCCTCGGCTGAAGAAGTCAGTTCAGCCGTTGAGGAGCAAACAGCCGCAATAGAAGAACTCAAGAGAGCAGCCGACGAGCTGAAGAACATAGTCGAGGAGCTCCGCAAACAGACGAGCACCTTCAGGCTCTGAGGCCTTTCCTTTACCCTTTCATTGTTTGGACGGTGGTGAAGGCTGTGGAGATCAAGGTCGGCATCGGTGACTACGCAGTGGCAAAGAAGACGGGGATAATAAGCACATATGGGCTAGGGTCCTGCGTAGGTATCACGCTATACGACCGTCTGACCAAAGTTGGGGGATTGCTCCACGCGCTCCTCCCGGAGAGCGCACGCTACGGGGGAAGGGGAAACCCTGCAAAGTACGTGGACACGGGACTGGAGCTCCTGATAAAGGACATGATGAAGCTGGGTGCATCACCGAAGAGACTTGAGGCAAAGCTCTTCGGGGGGGCACACATGTTTACCAACGTCAGCAACGAGAACCTCCAGATAGGGCAAAAGAACGTAGAAGTGGCCAAGAGGGAGCTGAAGAAACGAGGCATAAGGCTGGTCGCCGAAGACACAGGTGGAAAGGGTGGGAGAACTATATATCTAGATGTCAGCACGGGTAAAGTCCGCATGAGAAAGGTCTCAAACGGTAAAGTTATCGAAGCTGTGTTTTAGGGGGTGATAATTTGGACGTGGTAACACTGGTGGTGCTCCTCGTGGGTATCGTTGTTGCCGTTGGGATTTCAGCATTCCTAGTCAGCAGGATGATGCAGTCGTACACGAGGGAGATCTATCAGGTTCTTGAAAGCACTATTGTGGAGTCCAGAGGGGCAGCACCGGCTCAAACGGCTCCCGCTGTGGTGGAAGGCGCAAGTGAGAGAGAACTTAAGCTCAAAACACCTCAGAAGACAGGGGTTACTAAGAACGAGGAGGAGTTGCTCGAGCAGCTTAGAAACATCATAAACGAGAGGATGGGGAAGATACTCGACGAGGCGAGGGAAAAGAAGAAGCGTATACTCACACTGCTGGACTTTGCTAGGGGTTATGCCCTGGGATACGTCACGGAGGACGACTACAACGCCTTCCTCGTCAAAGTGCTCAACGAGCTTGAAGAGTTCAAGAGGCTCTGGCTCATGAAGTTCCCGACCAAAAAGGACAAGGAGCAGCTTGAGCTTATGATAACTTACGTCTCAAAGACAAAGCTTCCACTGACTATAAAGACCAAGGATAAGGGGCCAATTGTTCTGAAGCATGAGGAAGCGTTGATAAAGATGACTGAGTACATAAACAGCGCCGTCAGCATACTCGACGACCTGATTGAAAAGCGTGGCGGAGACCCGGCGGTTACCCCGCTGGAGATAAAGCTGAGCAACGAGGTAAGGAAACTCAGGGAGAAAGTTAAAAAACTTGAGGCCCGTCTTGAGGAGTTGAGCACGATATGAAACTGAAAGAGGATGAGAGCTATGGCAATTGCCCAAGCTAGGGTCAAGGCTACCATACAGTCAACTTGGAAGGGATCAACCTCAATAAAGTGGAGGGATGCGATGGCCTACTTGGAAAACGACAGGATTACCCTGAAATACCTTAGAATGGGCCAGGTAGTTGGTGAGGACGTGTTTCCGTTCTCCTCATTAATTGATATTGGAATTAAAATTCCAGATGAGCTTAAGCTCGATCCCCAACTTCCGCATTTTGGCATGAAGTTCTACGTTCCCGGCTCCGGAGAGAAGACTCTCGTTCTAACCATTGGGAGCAACCTTCTGATTTATGACGAGAAGGCCTTTAAGACTTTCATTCACAGGGTGTTCGAGGTTCTGATTAATGGGGTTAAAGTTAAGCTCCTCCTCGCGAGGATGCGCGGCGGCGCGCTCAACATGGATGCCAAGTGGGAGGATGGGACGCTCCGTATCGTGACTGTGAGATCGGTAAGGAAGAACAGACGCGAGAGGAACATCATAGTCCTGACTTCTGAAGGTAAACCAATCCCCCTCTTCTCTGATATGGAAGACCTAGACATAGAAGAGATAGAGATGGGAAACAAAAAAGTTGAGGCGTGGAAAATAAAGCACTTCTATGAGAACGAGAGCGTCGTTTCGTACCTCTTTGTTGAGGACAAAAAGGTTCGTCTTTACATCCTGAGGTACCTCCTCACATACCGGAAGGACTACGTTGAGCTTCTAATAAAAGCCTCTGAAGAGTTCCCAACGATCAAGGCGGAGTTCCAAGAAGAGCTTGAGAGGGAGCTCAAGGAACTCGGTGGGCTCGATGAGATGGAGCAGCAGGTTCTCATGGCACTTTACTCTGGCATGGACCCATTAACCCTCCACGAGATGTTCGGGATAAGTGAGAAGGAGCTCGAAGAAATCTATGACAGACTAATTGACAAGGGGCTTCTCAAGCTGGTCATGATAAGGAAGGTCGTTGACTTAACTAGGGAGGGGAGAAAGCTCGTCAACAAGCTTATGAAGTACAGCATGGGAGCCATGTAATGAACCCTTTTTTGTTTTACTTTTTACGGGCTTTTGATCTATCTTGTTCCCAAAACCTAATAAACCAAACATCTTTTTTGCCCGGGGGGTCATTATGAGCGATGGAATCAAGGTGACTCTTGTCAATTATACAAAAAAACCTCTTGAAACTGTCACATGGGCGGCCCTCATAAGCTACTGGGAAGGGTGGGAAACCGAAGCTTTTGAGAGGATGAGCGGCAAAGACGTCGAAATGCATCTTCCAAGGGTTCTCGGCTATGGACACGAGAGTATCCTCGAGCACGCGACGCTGACTTTCGCCATTGAGGGATGTTCCCGCGTTTGTTCCCACCAGCTCGTCAGGCACAGGCTCGCCTCTTACACTCAGCAGAGCCAGCGTTATATTGTATTAAACCCTGAAGACGTTGAGGAGACCTTCGTTATTCCCAATGGGATAAAGGAAGACCCGGAGCTTCTTGCTGAGTGGAAGGAACTCATGAAAAAGTCGATCGAGCTATACAAAAAGAGCGTTGAGCGCGGTCAGCATCAGGAAGACGCACGTTTTATCCTCCCCCAGGCTGTCAGGACGAAGATAGTCGTCACGATGAACCTCCGGGAGCTGAAGCACTTTCTGGGACTCAGGGCCTGCGAGAGGGCGCAGTGGGAGATAAGGGAAGTTGCTTGGAAGATGCTCGAGGAGATTGCAAAGAACGACGAGCTAAAACCGGTAATAAAGTGGGCGAAGCTCGGGCCAAGGTGTGTTCAGCTCGGCTACTGCCCTGAGGGAGAACTGATGCCTCCGGGATGCTGGAAGAGGACAAGGGAAAAGTGGAAAACGCTTTTTGAGGGTTAGAAACCTTTGGTTTTAGAAACGGTTTTATTTCCCTTCTCTCACCCAATTTTGGTGATAGTCGTTGAAATCACGGAGCTGGGAAGTGGAAGTTAACGTTGATTGGGACGTCCTTAAAACTATCTTGAGCGAGCCGAAAAAGACACTGCCGTTCTTCCCGTACTTTAAGGAATTCGACGATCAAAAAGTCAGGTTTGAAGTGCCCAGGTTCATATTTAATTTTGGTTATGAGTTTGAGTTAGACGTTGGGTTTGGGAACAGCGAGGCGATATATACCTTCAGAGGAGAGCGGGGAATACTCACAGTAACCTTTAAAGTCCAGAACGGTCGTCTTAAAGTAACCGCAAACTGGGCAGGTTTTGGAGAGGCCCTGATGGGTAAGCCCCTCGAGATATTTGCAAAGGGGATAGCAGAAGCAGTGAAGGAGTTTTGTTTATCCTCCCTGTGCCCTGTAGTTAAGGTATCCTCTGAAGAGGGAGAGGTCATAAAGATAAATGCCGAGAGCGCGCCTGCCCTCTTGAAGAGGCTTTCACTTGAGTTCGGTACCAGCTTCATAGTAGAGGGGACTGCGGATGACGGAACTTACTTGGCGGCAAAGGTAGTTAACGGAAAGCTGGTTGAACTTCGTCTAAAACAGGGAACAAGGGAATCCGTGATAAGCACTGATGTCAGCGTGGTTGAACTGGACGAGGGTCTGTTTGAAGACCTTCCCTTGGACAGAAACTTCAAAATAAAAGTGAGAAGGCTCACTCCTTGAGAACTTCGTCTATCGCTTTTTTCAGCTCGTCGTAGGCTTCCTGCAGGGACTCGGGAATGACCTTCGTGTCCGCTATGACCGGCATGAAGTTGGTGTCCCCGTTCCAGCGCGGGACGATGTGAAGGTGGACGTGGTCGTCTATTCCCGCTCCGGCCACTCTCCCGAGGTTCACTCCGAGGTTGAAGCCGTCCGGGTTCATGGCCTTCTTTATCGCCTTTATCATGAGCTGAGAGAGCTTCATTATTTCCAAAAGCTCCTCATCGGTCAGGTCCTCCCATCTCCCGACGTGCCTGTATGGAGCCACCATGACGTGGCCGGGGTTGTAGGGATAGTTGTTCATTATCACGAAAGCATGCTTTCCGCGGTAGAGGATGAGCCTCTCTCTATCCCGGTTCTCTTTCGGGAAGTCGCAAAATATACAGCCATCATATTTGGGTGAGCGTATGTACTCGATTCTCCAAGGTGCCCACAGGACTTTCATTTTCTCACCCCCAGCGGGAGAAAGAGGGGGGACTTAAAAGCTTAACTAGAGCTTTGCCCCCGAAAAAAGCAAAACCAAATACACCGCATAGAGGATCAGGAAGTAAACTCCTATCCTCCTGTCGAGGCCGCCAGAGCGCTTCAGTTCAGCTATCATTGGGAGCATGGTCATGAGAACGAGCACGATGGTTAGGGTTGAGGCGCCTGTGGGAATTGGTCTTATCAGTGAGGCCAGTCCAAGAACTACGAGGGCGTTCATTATGTTAGCTCCAATTATGTTGCCAACGCTTATGCTTCCGCGCTCCCTTACTGCCCCATAGAGGGCGTTCGTCATCTCGGGCAGGGAAGTGCCAATGGCAACAATGGTGGCACCTATGACGTACTCCGCTACCCCAAGGGCCTCGGCGATGTTTCTGCCGCCGTAAACGACAAGCCTCGCCCCAATAACCATCAGACCACCGTATATTAGGAGCAGGACGTAGTCAAGGACCGTTGCCTTGGTGTGGCGTTCAGCTCCACTTTCGCGTCCCTTTCTGAAGTGCTTCCTGTAAAGCCACCGCAGATATAGGGCATAAGCTCCGAGAAGGAGAGCACCGTCGAGTCTCGACAGAGTGCCATCAACGGAGAGCAACATAAGGAATCCAAGGGACGCCAGCATGACAAGGGAATTCTCATACGCGCCGCTTCCAGCCTCCAGTGGCCGTATAACTGAAGCAAGTCCAAGAATGAGTGCTATGTTGGCAAAGATGCTCCCGAGGGCATTTCCAAGGGCTATGCCTTCAGAACCCGTGATGCTTGCCATCGCACTGGTTGTTATCTCTGGTAGCGTCGTTGCGAGGCTTATCACCACGAGGCTTATCACTAGGGGAGAAACGCCGGCCTTCTCGGCGACCTCGACGATTTTATCCGAGAGCTTGTCTCCAAAGACAACGAGGAGTATTATTCCGACGACTATTGAACTTGCCCACGCCAGCATCTCCACGTTCTCTCACCGGCGGGAGATTTGAAAGAGTGTTCATAAAGTTTTATCCAACAAACCTTTAAACCCCATGTCTTAATCACCACAGGTGATAGACATGAAGCAGAGGAAGGGACTTCTCATAATCCTGGACGGTCTCGGAGACAGGCCGATTAAAGAGTTCGGCGGAAAGACGCCGCTTGAGTACGCTAACACCCCCAACATGGACAGGCTCGCCAGAATGGGAATACTCGGCCAGCAGGACCCGATAAAACCCGGCCAGCCGGCTGGAAGCGACACCGCTCACCTCTCAATATTTGGCTACGACCCATACAATGTCTACCGCGGAAGGGGTTTCTTAGAGGCTTTAGGAGTTGGACTCAACCTTAACGAGGATGATCTGGCCTTCCGCGTGAACTTCGCCACGATTGAGAACGGAATAATCACCGATAGAAGGGCCGGGAGAATAAGCACCGAGGAAGCCCACGAGCTGGCCAAAGCCATTCAAGAGAATGTCAAGCTCCCGGTTGACTTCATATTTGTCGGTGCAACCGGCCACAGGGCCGTTCTGGTTCTCAAGGGCATGGCCAAGGGCTACCGTGTCGGCGAGAACGACCCACACGAGGCCGGAAAGCCCCCGCACGAGTTCACCTGGGAGGACGAGGAGAGCAAGAAGGTAGCGGAAATCCTTGAGGAGTTCGTCAGACAGGCCCACGAAGTCCTAGAAAAGCACCCGATCAACGAGAAGCGCAGAAAGGAGGGCAAGCCACCGGCAAACTACCTCCTCATCCGCGGTGCTGGAACTTATCCGGACATACCGATGAAGTTCACCGAGCAGTGGAAGGTCAAGGCCGCGGCCGTTGTAGCGGTCTCGCTTGTCAAAGGCGTCGCGAGGGCGATAGGCTTCGACGTCTACACTCCAGAGGGAGCAACCGGCGAATACAACACCGACGAGATGGCCAAGGCCAAGAAGGTCGTCGAGCTCCTTAAGGATTATGACTTCGTGTTCCTGCACTTCAAACCGACCGACGCTGCTGGCCACGACAACAACCCGAAGCTCAAAGCGGAGATGATAGAGAAGGCAGACAGGATGATAGGCTACATCCTCGAGCACATCGACCTTGAAGACGTTGTCATAGCGATAACCGGCGACCACTCAACACCATGCGAGGTCATGAACCACAGCGGCGACCCGGTTCCGCTCCTCGTCGCTGGTGGCGGGGTCAGGCCAGACTACACTGAGAGCTTTGGCGAGAGGGAGTGCATGCGCGGCGGAATCGGCAGGATTAAGGGCCACGACATAGTGCCCATCATGATGGACCTCATGAACAGGAGCGAGAAGTTCGGTGCGTGATTTCCTTTTTTTCTGTTCTTAAAACTCCTTCTGGAAGATGCTTCTTATCAAAACAAAAGTAGGAAGAAAAGAGCTCAGCCCTCAACGGGGCAGCTAACTGGCTGGAAGTTGTAGCCGTAGGCCTCCGGGTGTATGAAGTAGGAGAGCTCCTCAAGGGCCTCGACGAGCCTCGGCCCCGGCCGTGATATGGCGTTGTCGTCGCTGACGAAGTATATCCTGCCGTTCTTCACTGCATCGGTATCCGCTAGCGGGCTGTTGCAGATGTCGTCAATGGTGGCCCCTGCATGGGCTGAGAGGATTATTATCTCCGGGTTTCTGGCGACGGCTTCCTCAAGGCTGACCTGGGCCCATCCTGTAGCGTCGTGGAAGACGTTCTCACCGCCGGCGAGCCCTATGAGTGAGTCCTGGAAAGTGCCGTTGCCTGGGACGTAGAGCGGGTTCCACCAGGTTATAAAGAGAACCCTGGGTTTTGTCCTGTTGGCTACGCGGAACTGGACGTCAGCAACTTCGGCTTTCATGAACTGGACAACTCCCTCAGCTTCCCCGCTCATGTTGAGAACCTTTCCAAGGAGCTCTACGGCCTTATAGACCTCGTCCATGTTCTTTGGATCGATTATTATGACCGGCGCTATCTTCTCAAGCTGGTCGAGGTACTTGAGGTGCATCGAAGTGCCTATTATCAGGTCCGGTTCGAGTGATGCTATTACCTCGATGTTCGGGTCGCTGAAACCGCCTATTATTGTCCTTCCTTTCTGAACTCCCGGAGGATAGTCGTCGAACTTGGTGACGCCGACAACCCTGTTAAGGGCGCCGAGGAAGTAGAGGGTCTCGGTGATGCTTGGGGCGAGGGAAACAATCTTTTTCGGCTCCTTCTCGATGGTGACATTTCTGCCCGCGAAGTCTGTGATAGTTATCGGGTAGTAAGGCTTGGCCGTCGGGCACTCGCAGGAGTTTGCCGTTTCGGTCTGCGTCTGGGTCTGGCTTAAAGTTGTGCTTGGTGAGGATGTGCTTTGTGCTTTACTCTGGGTCGTTGAACTTCCCGAGCTTCCTATACACCCACTAACAAAAACAATAGCAACTAAAAGAAGTGCTCCCAGGAGTTTAGCTTTCCTCATTTTGTACCACCTGGATTATTTGTCCGACTCTGAATTGGGCAGGAGCTTAAAAAGTTATTGGATAAAACGGCCAACAGCCTTCATTTCTTTCCCGGTTTTATCGTTCAGAGAGAAACCTTAATTAAGGTCGAGTTCCAAATCGTTTTGGTGTGAAAGATGAAGAGAGTTAGGGTTTTTAATGACCTTAAGAGGATAGGCAACGACAAAGTCACCTCTATCGGTATGGGCACGTGGGGAATAGGTGGCTACGAGAGTCCAGATTATTCAAAGGACAGGGAGAGCGTTGAGGTTCTAAGGTATGGGCTTGAGCTTGGGATAAATCTCATAGACACCGCTGAGTTCTACGGGGCCGGGCACTCCGAGGAGCTTGTGGGAGAGGCCATAAGGGAATTTGAACGCGATGATATTTTCATCATCAGCAAAGTGTGGCCAACACACTTCGGCTACGAGGAAGCAAAGAGGGCCGCGAGGGCGAGCGCAAAGAGGCTGGGAACTCACATAGATCTATACCTCCTCCACTGGCCCGGAGACAGCTGGGAAAAAATCAAAGAGACGCTCCACGCCCTTGAGGATCTCGTTGATGAAGGGTTAATCCGCTACATCGGCGTTAGCAACTTCGACCTTGAACTTCTCAAGAGGAGCCAGGAGGCGATGAGGAAGTACGAGATAGTCGCCAACGAGGTCAAGTACTCTCTCAAAGACCGCTGGCCTGAGACAACTGGCCTGCTCGACTACATGAAGCGCGAAGGAATTGCACTGATAGCTTACACCCCGCTTGAAAAGGGAACCCTCGCGAGAAACGAATGCCTGGCCGAGATCGGGAAGAAGTACGGAAAAACCGCCGCCCAGGTTGCTCTTAACTATCTCATCTGGGAGGAGAATGTCATAGCCATCCCGAAGGCTGGAAACAAGGTTCACCTCGAGGAGAACTTCGGTGCCATGGGTTGGAGACTCTCAAAGGAAGATAGAGAGAACGCAAGGAGGTGCGTCTGATGTATGGATACAAGAATAGGATAGCGCGTGTTAACCTGACTACAGGTAAAGTTACCTACGAGGAGCTTCCTGATGAAGTTATAAGGAAGTTCATCGGCGGAAAGGGACTCGGCTACTACATCATTTACAAAGAGGTCCCTCCAGGGACCGACCCTCTCAGCCCGGCCAACAAGTTCGTGTTCGCGGCTGGTGGATTGACGGGCCTCGTTCCGGGTTCGAGCAAGGTAATTGCCGTCAGCAAGAGCCCTGAAACGAGGCTCATCAGCGACTCAAGCGGTGGTGATGCCTTTGGTCCAAAGCTCAGGGGACATTTTGATGCGCTAATAATCGAAGGAAAGAGCGAAAAGCCCGTTTACCTCCACATCCACGACGGAAAGGTCGAGATTAAGGACGCGGGTCATCTCTGGGGCAGGGGCAACTACGAGGTAGCTAAGGAGCTCTGGAAGGAGTATCCGACGGCGAGCATGGCGATGGTCGGCCCCGCTGGAGAGAGGCTCAGCAGGATAGCAGATGTAATCTACGACACCGAGAGGGCCAG encodes the following:
- a CDS encoding ABC transporter substrate-binding protein, translated to MRKAKLLGALLLVAIVFVSGCIGSSGSSTTQSKAQSTSSPSTTLSQTQTQTETANSCECPTAKPYYPITITDFAGRNVTIEKEPKKIVSLAPSITETLYFLGALNRVVGVTKFDDYPPGVQKGRTIIGGFSDPNIEVIASLEPDLIIGTSMHLKYLDQLEKIAPVIIIDPKNMDEVYKAVELLGKVLNMSGEAEGVVQFMKAEVADVQFRVANRTKPRVLFITWWNPLYVPGNGTFQDSLIGLAGGENVFHDATGWAQVSLEEAVARNPEIIILSAHAGATIDDICNSPLADTDAVKNGRIYFVSDDNAISRPGPRLVEALEELSYFIHPEAYGYNFQPVSCPVEG
- a CDS encoding aldo/keto reductase, which codes for MKRVRVFNDLKRIGNDKVTSIGMGTWGIGGYESPDYSKDRESVEVLRYGLELGINLIDTAEFYGAGHSEELVGEAIREFERDDIFIISKVWPTHFGYEEAKRAARASAKRLGTHIDLYLLHWPGDSWEKIKETLHALEDLVDEGLIRYIGVSNFDLELLKRSQEAMRKYEIVANEVKYSLKDRWPETTGLLDYMKREGIALIAYTPLEKGTLARNECLAEIGKKYGKTAAQVALNYLIWEENVIAIPKAGNKVHLEENFGAMGWRLSKEDRENARRCV